A genomic window from Cricetulus griseus strain 17A/GY chromosome 4, alternate assembly CriGri-PICRH-1.0, whole genome shotgun sequence includes:
- the Rfc3 gene encoding replication factor C subunit 3, producing MSLWVDKYRPCSLARLDYHKEQAAQLRNLVQCGDFPHLLVYGPSGAGKKTRIMCILRELYGVGVEKLRIEHQTITTPSKKKIEISTIASNYHLEVNPSDAGNSDRVIIQEMLKTVAQSQQLETSSQRDFKVVLLTEVDKLTKDAQHALRRTMEKYMSTCRLILCCNSTSKVIPPIRSRCLAVRVPAPSIEDICNVLSTVCKKEGLALPSKLAHRLAEKSCRNLRKALLMCEACRVQQYPFTEDQEIPETDWEVYLRETANAIVSQQTPQRLLEVRGRLYELLTHCIPPEIIMKGLLSELLHNCDGQLKGEVAQMAAYYEHRLQLGSKAIYHLEAFVAKFMALYKKFMEDGLEGMIF from the exons ATGAGCCTCTGGGTGGACAAATACCGGCCGTGCTCCCTCGCCCGGCTGGACTATCACAAGGAACAGGCGGCGCAGCTGCGCAACCTG GTGCAGTGTGGTGACTTTCCTCACCTCCTAGTATATGGACCATCAGGTGCTGGAAAAAAGACAAGAATTATGTGTATCCTACGAGAACTTTATGGTGTCGGGGTGGAAAAGTTGAGGATTGAACATCAGACTATTACA ActccatctaaaaaaaaaattgaaatcagcACCATTGCCAGTAACTACCACCTTGAAGTTAATCCCAG TGATGCCGGAAACAGTGACCGGGTCATAATTCAGGAGATGCTGAAGACAGTGGCACAGTCACAGCAGCTGGAAACCAGTTCACAAAGAGACTTCAAAG TGGTATTATTGACAGAGGTGGACAAACTCACAAAGGATGCTCAGCATGCCTTGCGCAGAACCATGGAGAAGTACATGTCCACCTGCAGGCTGATCTTGTGCTGTAATTCCACTTCTAAGGTGATACCCCCGATCCGCAGCCGGTGCCTGGCAGTTCGAGTGCCTGCTCCCAGCATTGAAGAT ATTTGCAATGTATTATCCACTGTCTGCAAGAAGGAGGGTCTGGCTCTTCCTTCGAAGCTGGCTCACAGGCTGGCAGAGAAGTCCTGCAGAAACCTCAGGAAAGCCTTACTCATGTGTGAAGCTTGCAGAGTGCAGCA ATACCCTTTTACTGAAGACCAAGAAATCCCCGAAACAGACTGGGAGGTGTATCTGAGGGAGACTGCAAATGCTATTGTCAGTCAGCAGACGCCACAGAG gCTTCTTGAAGTTCGAGGGAGGCTCTATGAGCTCCTAACTCACTGTATTCCTCCTGAGATAATAATGAAG GGCCTGCTCTCCGAGCTCCTACATAACTGTGATGGGCAGCTGAAAGGGGAGGTGGCACAGATGGCAGCCTATTATGAACATCGACTGCAGCTGGGCAGCAAAGCCATTTATCACTTGGAGGCATTTGTGGCTAAGTTTATGGCACTTTATAAGAAATTCATGGAGGATGGACTGGAAGGCATGATTTTCTGA
- the LOC100769614 gene encoding ral guanine nucleotide dissociation stimulator isoform X2, translating to MVQGTKEPRVVVLATFGDVGCAQLPNIYGHFSTGKPRLVFPQNKRKLHKLPRFNPHSPDYLEKFLSYIPTAIKKQDFIDMYIFLAVYPKFATTWEVLDLIMEMYGSFRPDCVEDQESKRAIFSFLSMWLQKHPQDFCDYPDMATVKRLVDYIRLNVPSSDVTIQTEELLSVLEEQESIKDEAVSDCGLFMESVPEVPMLDVSGMGETLSLRAALVAVPQGDLKAASVAGPQGDLKPQEETELMDLEDEKLAVPEVEPVQVLPSDKLLSSVQPLPTSADTQPPLDVAAYVPAVEQMVVLGVVQLGDQEPFFPLPEVDI from the exons ATGGTTCAGGGCACCAAAGAGCCAAGAGTCGTGGTCTTAGCCACCTTTGGAGACGTTGGGTGCGCCCAATTACCCAACATCTATGGCCATTTTTCCACAGGCAAACCAAG GTTGGTCTTTCCTCAGAATAAAAGGAAGCTTCACAAGCTCCCCAGGTTCAATCCTCATAGCCCAGACTACCTGGAAAAATTCTTATCTTATATACCAACTGCAATTAAGAAGCAGGACTTCATtgacatgtatatatttttggcTGTCTACCCAAAGTTTGCCACCACCTGGGAGGTGCTGGACCTGATAATGGAAAT GTATGGATCTTTCCGGCCTGACTGTGTGGAGGATCAGGAATCAAAGAG AGCCATATTCAGCTTTCTGTCCATGTGGCTCCAAAAACACCCCCAGGATTTCTGTGATTATCCCGATATGGCCACAGTGAAGCGGCTGGTGGACTACATAAGACTCAATGTGCCTTCCTCAGATGTCACTATCCAAACTGAGGAGCTCCTATCAGTGCTGGAGGAGCAGGAATCCATAAAGGATGAGGCAGTCTCTG ATTGTGGGCTCTTCATGGAATCAGTTCCAGAAGTTCCAATGCTGGATGTCTCAGGGAtgggagagactctgtctctgaGAGCAGCTTTGGTGGCAGTGCCACAGGGAGATCTGAAAGCAGCTTCTGTGGCAGGGCCACAGGGAGATCTGAAACCACAAGAGGAAACTGAACTCATGGACCTGGAAGATGAGAAACTAGCTGTGCCAGAAGTTGAACCAGTGCAGGTTCTGCCTTCAGACAAGCTTCTGTCTTCAGTGCAGCCTCTGCCCACATCAGCTGATACACAGCCACCTCTAGATGTGGCTGCCTATGTTCCAGCTGTTGAGCAGATGGTTGTACTTGGTGTTGTGCAGTTAGGTGACCAAGAACCCTTTTTCCCTCTGCCTGAAGTTGACATATAG